From Porphyromonadaceae bacterium W3.11, one genomic window encodes:
- a CDS encoding tetratricopeptide repeat protein: protein MSNKNEKLTKTDMVQAETVEAINKSEEYLKRNRTAIIILVVALIAVIGGILAYNNLYKAPRQENAYEALYKAEQHFGMSEYEVALNGNGADVVGFLQVINDYKGTDAANLAHAYAGICYARLGQPDAAIDYLKKFKAKDMMVSPTIHGAIGDCYVDMGKPEEGVSYFEEAAKMADNDLLSPIYLKKAGIVYESMGKDDKALQCYQQIIDKYYSSAEYPEAQKMIESIKLKK, encoded by the coding sequence ATGAGCAATAAGAATGAAAAACTGACCAAGACCGATATGGTCCAGGCCGAGACCGTAGAGGCCATCAATAAGTCAGAGGAATACCTTAAGAGAAATCGGACAGCAATTATCATACTAGTAGTTGCCCTAATCGCTGTCATCGGTGGTATTTTGGCCTACAATAATCTTTACAAGGCTCCTAGGCAAGAGAATGCTTATGAAGCATTGTATAAGGCAGAGCAACACTTTGGAATGAGTGAATACGAGGTTGCTTTGAACGGTAATGGTGCTGATGTAGTGGGATTCCTTCAGGTCATTAATGATTACAAGGGTACAGATGCTGCTAATCTGGCACATGCTTACGCTGGTATCTGCTACGCACGATTGGGACAGCCTGATGCTGCGATAGATTATCTCAAGAAGTTTAAGGCAAAGGATATGATGGTATCCCCTACTATTCATGGTGCGATCGGAGACTGCTATGTGGATATGGGTAAGCCAGAAGAGGGAGTTTCTTATTTTGAAGAGGCTGCTAAGATGGCTGATAATGACCTCCTTTCTCCTATCTATTTGAAGAAAGCTGGGATCGTTTATGAATCCATGGGAAAAGATGATAAGGCACTTCAGTGCTATCAGCAGATTATTGATAAGTATTATAGCTCTGCAGAATATCCCGAAGCTCAGAAGATGATCGAGTCCATTAAACTCAAAAAGTAA
- a CDS encoding tetratricopeptide repeat protein — protein MKRYPLILMLLLALTSTSLIKAQDAHLKEKEALFNEIYGRAIRLDDGKQGSSEVLHHLWMAALIDDQQPVLLWDRAYYQAYLGNSDATIDDLKLAYKNSNYDRHIGNALMQMAAMYGEWDIAEKVSTRLLEERPDDAAQIGMLINIYEKSGKTEEALATLRKLKGSARTTAVIFKESQLLTELERTDEAEQLLLSQLEEHPNEPTSTFMLVSLYGNQGRKEEAKQLVSSLQASHPDDPYVRRFSIAFYSMSGMNDEVARSIKAEANRKGTEPAILVEMMNIAQEESKDPAGLIMALLPIQEELYKRYPNVDELAYKQASAHLILKDTLAAEEIMTKMIEKGTTETTPYHYFFEKHAMAEDTVAIRKLVNVGIKRIPKDGLTQLYSAILAIQGGDTIGFSKIVDKAIELVPKSDRYYSQIALFKAEREQELGHWDTAKQYYEESISMNPSTFALNNYAYALSNYGTEEDLKRAEEMARLAVQNSNNEPSHLDTYAWILYKRGSYSMAKLYMEKALAAMKEPEVVYYEHLAEILEAMKDYPGALKAWSKVIELEGDLEKAERKIKEITTLIQEESKE, from the coding sequence ATGAAGAGGTACCCCCTCATTTTAATGCTGCTCTTGGCACTGACAAGCACCTCCTTGATTAAGGCTCAGGATGCACACCTAAAAGAGAAAGAGGCTCTTTTTAATGAAATATATGGAAGAGCTATACGCCTAGATGATGGAAAGCAGGGAAGCTCTGAAGTATTACATCACCTCTGGATGGCTGCACTGATAGATGACCAACAGCCAGTACTATTATGGGACAGGGCATACTATCAAGCATATCTCGGAAATAGCGATGCCACGATCGACGACCTTAAGCTAGCGTACAAAAACTCTAATTACGACAGACATATCGGGAACGCATTGATGCAGATGGCTGCGATGTATGGGGAGTGGGATATTGCCGAAAAGGTCTCTACCCGACTCCTAGAAGAGCGGCCAGATGATGCGGCACAGATTGGGATGCTCATTAACATTTACGAGAAGTCGGGCAAGACAGAAGAGGCTCTAGCAACCCTTCGGAAGCTAAAAGGCTCTGCCCGCACTACAGCAGTGATATTCAAGGAGTCCCAACTTCTAACTGAGCTAGAAAGGACAGACGAGGCTGAGCAGCTACTATTGTCCCAGCTGGAAGAGCACCCCAATGAACCGACCAGTACCTTTATGCTCGTTTCACTCTATGGAAATCAAGGCAGGAAAGAGGAGGCAAAGCAATTGGTATCCTCACTACAAGCATCACACCCTGATGACCCCTACGTCCGAAGGTTTTCAATCGCATTTTATTCAATGTCTGGAATGAATGATGAGGTTGCCCGTTCCATCAAGGCAGAGGCTAATAGGAAGGGGACAGAGCCCGCAATCCTAGTAGAGATGATGAACATAGCACAGGAGGAGAGCAAAGATCCTGCTGGACTCATCATGGCGTTACTGCCCATACAAGAAGAGCTGTACAAAAGGTATCCCAATGTGGATGAATTGGCATACAAGCAAGCCTCAGCACACCTTATCCTCAAGGACACATTGGCTGCCGAAGAGATCATGACAAAGATGATTGAAAAGGGCACTACCGAAACAACACCGTACCACTACTTCTTTGAGAAGCACGCTATGGCGGAGGACACGGTGGCGATTAGAAAACTGGTCAATGTTGGAATAAAGAGAATCCCCAAGGATGGACTCACTCAGCTCTACTCGGCAATACTAGCCATCCAAGGCGGTGACACAATTGGCTTTTCTAAGATTGTTGATAAGGCTATCGAGCTAGTGCCTAAGAGCGACCGTTACTACAGCCAAATAGCACTTTTCAAAGCCGAGAGAGAGCAAGAATTGGGACACTGGGATACCGCCAAGCAGTATTACGAGGAGTCTATCTCAATGAATCCGAGTACCTTTGCCCTCAATAACTATGCTTATGCCTTGTCAAATTACGGAACCGAAGAGGACCTGAAGAGGGCTGAAGAGATGGCTCGACTTGCCGTCCAAAATAGTAATAACGAACCCTCGCACCTAGACACATATGCTTGGATCCTTTATAAAAGAGGGTCGTACTCTATGGCTAAGCTGTATATGGAAAAGGCTCTTGCAGCAATGAAGGAGCCAGAGGTAGTTTATTATGAGCACCTTGCCGAAATCCTAGAGGCGATGAAGGACTATCCCGGAGCCCTGAAGGCGTGGAGCAAGGTCATAGAACTGGAGGGGGATTTAGAAAAGGCAGAGAGAAAAATAAAGGAGATTACCACTCTGATACAAGAAGAAAGTAAAGAATAA
- a CDS encoding DUF4292 domain-containing protein: protein MKRYYPSWRVLVWIIPLILLNSCGTSKQIVVPVGKATLNKRQFLSAYSVIKDYPIVDASGKLTIVTDGKKDISMGNIGFRWSLERDKAFVLSLRPMSIIEVGKITIANGSLLVLDRMGKHAFLEERLDNSSMFLKNIVGIDTNIFKAMVQNQPFGLISMGNEALQRMHFSKDAQYYTLTESLGPGGHKITHTFDAALNLVESHVSIVNKAEVKISYWDFIQMDTEQRLRPVPSVIRIDVEIFGKPSDNYHVQMNLDHMKQTFSQKIETDIPRGYHRVTLMELIELISSL, encoded by the coding sequence ATGAAAAGATACTACCCATCGTGGAGGGTCCTCGTATGGATCATACCCCTCATACTCCTTAATAGCTGTGGGACCAGCAAGCAGATAGTGGTACCCGTAGGCAAAGCAACACTTAATAAGCGCCAGTTTCTCTCTGCTTACTCTGTGATAAAGGACTATCCCATTGTGGATGCGAGTGGTAAGCTGACGATTGTAACTGATGGAAAGAAGGACATAAGTATGGGTAATATCGGGTTCCGCTGGAGCCTGGAGCGTGATAAAGCATTCGTCTTATCATTACGTCCGATGTCCATCATTGAGGTTGGTAAAATAACCATCGCTAATGGTAGCTTACTGGTACTGGATCGGATGGGCAAACATGCTTTCTTGGAAGAACGCTTGGATAACTCCTCAATGTTCCTGAAAAATATAGTCGGTATTGACACCAACATATTCAAAGCGATGGTACAAAACCAGCCTTTTGGACTCATCAGTATGGGAAATGAAGCTCTCCAAAGAATGCACTTCTCAAAGGATGCTCAGTACTATACACTAACGGAGTCGCTAGGACCTGGAGGACACAAGATCACACATACTTTTGATGCCGCTCTAAACTTGGTCGAAAGCCACGTCTCAATCGTTAATAAAGCAGAGGTAAAAATCAGCTATTGGGACTTTATCCAAATGGACACCGAACAGAGGCTCCGTCCAGTCCCTAGCGTGATACGCATTGACGTAGAGATATTCGGAAAGCCTAGCGATAATTATCACGTACAAATGAATCTAGATCACATGAAGCAAACCTTCTCACAAAAGATAGAGACGGATATCCCACGTGGCTATCACAGGGTTACTCTAATGGAACTGATCGAACTAATATCATCGTTATGA
- a CDS encoding peptidoglycan DD-metalloendopeptidase family protein, producing the protein MRKYFQILLLSLTLVCFSPTAFAQKKSAEVQRLENQRKAIQEAMKQVDLLLKQTATSAKQSLNQLQLLEGQVKDRQKVIVTLGEEIKATDKQLVKLRDEIEVLQKQFEKRQQSYVKSIRALQRGHQVQDQLLFILSASDFAQGLRRARYLSEYATWQKKEGEKLKELRLELDKQKAQLQAQRAEKAKLLSAREEEQKKLQEDRNKVAQEVQKLKNKQGELKKELAKQQRQAARLNKQIEDQIAKEIREAEEARRRAEAANNTQDKRKAETKGGYAMTEAELKLSGNFAQNMGKLPAPITGRYNIVGHFGVQNHTALRHVRVDNSGIDIQGSSGAEARAVFDGVVTTIFLMEGFNNSIIVRHGNYLTVYSNITDVYVTKGSKVKTGQSLGKIYSDPDLGGATQLHFQVWKERTKLNPELWIRR; encoded by the coding sequence ATGAGAAAATACTTTCAGATACTTCTGCTTTCACTAACGTTAGTGTGTTTCAGCCCGACAGCTTTTGCACAAAAGAAGTCGGCTGAGGTACAACGGCTCGAAAACCAAAGGAAAGCCATTCAAGAGGCGATGAAGCAGGTGGACCTTCTACTAAAGCAGACCGCGACATCTGCCAAGCAGAGCTTGAACCAACTACAACTACTAGAGGGGCAAGTAAAAGATAGACAAAAGGTCATCGTCACTTTAGGTGAAGAGATCAAAGCAACCGACAAGCAACTCGTAAAGCTTCGTGATGAGATTGAGGTCCTTCAGAAGCAATTCGAGAAGAGACAACAAAGCTACGTGAAGTCCATCAGAGCACTACAAAGAGGTCATCAGGTTCAGGACCAATTACTATTTATCCTCTCTGCGAGTGACTTTGCTCAAGGACTTAGAAGAGCGAGATATCTCAGTGAATATGCCACTTGGCAGAAAAAAGAGGGCGAAAAACTTAAGGAATTGAGACTCGAACTGGATAAGCAAAAAGCTCAACTCCAGGCTCAGCGAGCAGAAAAAGCGAAGCTACTTAGTGCTCGAGAAGAAGAGCAGAAAAAACTACAAGAGGATAGAAACAAGGTTGCTCAGGAAGTTCAAAAGCTTAAAAACAAACAAGGTGAACTTAAGAAAGAATTAGCTAAGCAACAAAGGCAGGCAGCAAGACTAAATAAGCAAATCGAAGACCAAATAGCTAAGGAGATTCGTGAGGCTGAGGAGGCTCGCCGAAGGGCAGAGGCCGCCAATAACACTCAGGACAAGCGTAAGGCCGAAACGAAAGGTGGCTACGCTATGACGGAGGCTGAACTAAAGCTATCTGGTAATTTTGCTCAGAACATGGGTAAGCTACCGGCTCCAATCACAGGACGATATAATATAGTTGGACACTTCGGAGTACAAAACCACACAGCACTAAGACACGTACGAGTGGATAATAGTGGGATAGACATTCAGGGTAGTTCGGGTGCCGAAGCTAGAGCCGTCTTTGATGGGGTGGTGACCACAATCTTTTTGATGGAGGGCTTCAATAATAGTATCATCGTCCGCCATGGTAACTACCTGACTGTTTATAGCAATATTACTGACGTGTATGTGACTAAAGGTAGTAAAGTCAAAACAGGTCAGTCCTTAGGTAAAATATATTCAGATCCCGACTTAGGCGGTGCTACTCAACTACACTTCCAAGTGTGGAAGGAGCGAACTAAGCTCAATCCCGAGCTCTGGATTAGAAGATAA
- the ribF gene encoding riboflavin biosynthesis protein RibF, with protein MNKIGKAKIYHSVEELQSRDNQKPLVATLGLFDGVHLGHQHLINAMQMMAKDLGAESLIITLDRHPTTVLSPNDQPPLKISSLRERLRLLSNTGADHILVLPFTKDLSKQPPTKFIAPILDAGMIGMMLGYDNRFGKKMLGETVESFDHDLESIGLTIRRVSTYEDGGIPVSSSRIRYCLAQKNFTQIEQLLGRPYSLSGRVTGGRQIGRTINYPTANIVPEDPNVILPEVGVYISEVIIDNKIYTGMSYYGSTPTVSNGGIIQHRIEVFVFDFEGYLYDKELTISFRKFIRPDEKFASLEELQKQLEADEKVSREFFVNHPILLKI; from the coding sequence ATGAATAAGATAGGAAAAGCTAAGATTTACCATTCTGTAGAAGAATTACAAAGTAGAGACAATCAGAAGCCTTTAGTGGCGACTCTAGGATTATTTGACGGCGTTCACTTGGGACACCAACATCTCATCAATGCGATGCAGATGATGGCGAAGGACTTAGGTGCCGAATCCCTAATCATAACACTGGACAGACACCCTACCACTGTCCTTTCCCCGAATGATCAACCCCCACTCAAAATTTCTTCATTAAGAGAAAGGCTTCGACTTCTATCCAATACTGGAGCTGATCATATCCTCGTCCTTCCTTTCACGAAAGACTTATCAAAGCAGCCACCAACAAAATTTATTGCACCCATCCTGGATGCAGGTATGATTGGTATGATGCTTGGCTATGACAATCGATTTGGGAAAAAGATGTTGGGTGAGACTGTAGAGTCCTTTGATCATGATCTAGAATCTATAGGGCTGACCATTCGCAGGGTATCGACCTATGAGGATGGTGGCATTCCTGTCAGCTCATCTCGTATCAGATACTGTCTCGCCCAAAAGAATTTCACACAGATTGAACAGCTCCTGGGTCGCCCATACAGCCTAAGCGGCAGGGTTACAGGCGGTCGGCAGATAGGACGGACGATTAACTACCCTACAGCCAACATAGTGCCGGAGGACCCGAATGTAATTTTACCTGAAGTGGGCGTCTATATATCAGAGGTCATTATTGACAATAAGATTTACACTGGGATGTCCTATTATGGCTCAACGCCAACGGTCTCAAATGGTGGTATTATTCAGCATCGGATAGAGGTGTTCGTCTTTGACTTCGAAGGGTATCTTTACGACAAAGAATTAACCATTTCATTCAGAAAATTCATCAGACCAGATGAAAAGTTTGCTAGCTTGGAAGAGTTGCAAAAACAGCTCGAAGCAGACGAAAAGGTATCTCGAGAGTTTTTTGTAAACCACCCCATCCTATTAAAGATTTAA
- a CDS encoding 1-acyl-sn-glycerol-3-phosphate acyltransferase has translation MKKIDVRASVRSKYKGYIPEFVLKWMEKLVHQDELNEIMKLQDHVGGVEFAEKILEHLHITTEIIGAERLPLPDQPSFFVSNHPLGGADGIILTYILGQHYHGNIKVLVNDLLMSVYQFGDVFIPVNKYGSQARDLAHQINDALESDKQIISFPAGLCSRKGDDGEIRDLKWNPSFIRMAKKSGRTIVPLFFEGDNSNHFHKWARLRKKLGIKFNYELVLLPDEVFRAKGKHFRIFVGEPIPIQQLPTGREIHKKANDLRTSLYHFPKMYGTNGSL, from the coding sequence GTGAAGAAGATTGATGTTAGAGCATCGGTTCGCTCAAAATACAAAGGATATATACCAGAATTTGTTCTGAAATGGATGGAGAAGCTGGTGCACCAAGATGAATTAAATGAAATCATGAAGCTGCAAGACCACGTTGGCGGTGTCGAATTTGCAGAAAAAATCCTTGAGCACCTACACATCACGACAGAAATCATAGGAGCAGAACGCCTCCCCTTACCTGATCAGCCCTCTTTCTTCGTGAGTAACCACCCTCTAGGCGGAGCGGATGGCATTATCCTCACTTATATATTAGGGCAGCACTATCATGGCAATATCAAAGTCCTAGTAAATGATCTGCTCATGAGTGTCTATCAATTTGGAGATGTATTCATCCCAGTCAATAAATATGGTAGTCAAGCTCGTGATCTAGCTCACCAGATCAACGATGCGTTGGAGAGCGACAAACAGATCATCAGCTTTCCAGCTGGTCTATGTAGTAGGAAAGGGGATGATGGAGAAATCAGGGACTTAAAGTGGAATCCTTCCTTCATCAGGATGGCTAAAAAAAGTGGACGAACCATCGTACCACTTTTCTTCGAAGGCGATAACTCCAATCACTTCCATAAATGGGCACGACTCCGAAAGAAACTTGGGATCAAGTTTAACTACGAATTGGTGCTTCTCCCTGATGAGGTTTTCCGTGCTAAAGGCAAACATTTTCGTATATTTGTTGGCGAACCGATACCGATTCAACAACTCCCTACAGGTCGAGAGATACATAAGAAGGCTAATGATTTAAGAACGTCTCTGTATCACTTTCCCAAAATGTATGGAACAAATGGCAGTTTGTAG
- a CDS encoding GNAT family N-acetyltransferase, which yields MIKEDIIPARDPNIIQAELSEQLLLRKTNRAGNEIYIFHANDAPNTMIEVGRLREIAFRSSGGGTGLPADIDSHDIDPNGYRQLVVWDPQKKQLIGGYRYILGGNVALDGDQTTLSSNEIFHFSKTFIEEYIPKTIELGRSFVRMEERDGKLLPASIFALDNLWDGLGGLILIHEEYQYFFGKVTMYQDYNKKAKDLIAYYFQTYFQGDQELMHPKYPISIEVPISELKAVIKGDNPKVDYKHLSKTIRDMGTSIPPLVNSYLGLSESLMYFGTSVNPHFGNVEETAIMIPMEEISDDKLKRHVESFIRDATKGINPGIISQIKRRLGLSSKEKTKESIIDTKIKEE from the coding sequence ATGATTAAGGAAGATATCATACCTGCAAGAGACCCGAATATCATTCAGGCAGAACTTAGCGAACAGTTGCTTTTGCGTAAGACCAATCGAGCTGGTAATGAGATCTATATCTTCCACGCCAATGATGCACCCAACACAATGATAGAGGTTGGGAGACTGAGAGAAATAGCGTTCAGGAGTAGTGGCGGTGGCACTGGACTTCCTGCTGATATTGATAGTCATGATATAGACCCCAACGGATATAGACAACTAGTAGTTTGGGACCCCCAAAAGAAGCAACTCATTGGTGGGTATCGGTACATCCTTGGAGGTAATGTCGCTCTCGATGGTGACCAAACCACACTCTCTAGCAATGAGATTTTTCATTTCAGTAAAACCTTTATTGAGGAATATATCCCTAAGACTATTGAGCTAGGCAGAAGCTTCGTAAGAATGGAGGAGAGAGATGGCAAGCTGCTTCCGGCTTCTATCTTTGCACTAGACAACCTGTGGGATGGGTTAGGTGGACTTATCCTAATCCACGAAGAGTATCAGTACTTCTTTGGCAAAGTGACGATGTATCAAGATTACAATAAAAAGGCTAAAGATCTTATCGCCTATTACTTTCAGACTTACTTCCAAGGCGACCAAGAACTGATGCACCCTAAGTATCCCATTTCTATAGAGGTCCCTATTTCGGAACTTAAAGCTGTGATCAAAGGTGATAACCCGAAGGTGGACTATAAGCACCTTTCGAAAACAATCCGTGATATGGGGACATCCATACCCCCTCTTGTTAATTCATATCTAGGGCTATCCGAATCGCTCATGTACTTTGGTACTAGCGTCAATCCTCACTTCGGTAATGTTGAAGAAACGGCCATCATGATTCCAATGGAAGAGATCTCAGACGATAAACTAAAGAGGCATGTAGAGTCCTTTATCAGAGACGCCACCAAAGGGATTAACCCTGGGATTATCTCACAAATCAAGAGACGGTTAGGACTATCAAGTAAGGAAAAAACCAAAGAGAGCATTATCGATACAAAAATAAAAGAAGAGTAA